The Sulfurimonas sp. HSL3-2 genome segment GTGTAGCGTTTAATATACATATCTCTTTCCTTATTTTGATTCTTTTTTCTCCGCGATCTCACGGCAATCTATACAATATTTTGCATGAGGTTTTACTTTTAAACGAGGGATACTGATCAGTTCCTCACACATCTCACATCTTCCGTATGACTGAGACACTATCTTATGTAAAGAGACCTCTATTTCGCGCAGCTCTTTGTTTTGTTGCTCACCTATTGCAGTCTCTACTAAATTATTATTGTTCATAACAGCATAATCCGCATCATCGTGCAACTCTTCTAAACGCAGCATACCCATCTCTTCTTCAACACCAAGAATATTTTTGATGATCTGTGTCTTACGCGTTTCTAACATCTCTTTGAAAAAATCAAGCTCACTCTGTCTCACTAATTCCCCCGTTATTTATGGTATGGATGGTTCGATAAAATTGAAAACCCTCGATATATCTGCTCCAGCAAAACTGCCTTCGCTATCTTGTGACTCATTGTTATCTTCCCTAGACTTATCACCTTATCAGACTTTTGTAAAAACTTGTCCTCAAGGCCGTAAGCTCCACCAATATAGAATTGAACGGACATTTTACCATCTAATAGCTTACTAAATTCAAAACTGTCGATTAATTTTCCATCAGGATGTAACGAAACTACATATCCGTTGTTTAAATATTGTTCAAAACTCTTGGTATACGCGGCTTTTGAGGCATCTGGTCCAATATTGTGCGCTTTAGTGATATCTTTGGAAAATAGCTCGATATCATTCACTTTTGCAAATCGAGATATCATTTTTTCTAATTCTTTGTACAAAGGATCATAAGTCGAACGCTCTTTTTTTGCTATTGAGATGATATCTATATTCATAAAAGCCCGCTGCCTATTACGTGATAAGTGATATTTTTAAATTTGTCATCCAGTTTTACTCCGCCGATTGCTGCTACGGGATGAATAGACAACGATGCCAGTTCATCTAATTTATCGCCTAGAATACTATCGACATCTTTTGTTCCTGTCGCTCTAAAAGCACCCAGACCGATGTAGTTGAGATCCAGTTCATTGGCTTTTATTATCTCATCTTTATTATGCGTAGAGATACCGATGATCTTGTCTTTGCCTATCACTTCTTTAAGTATCTTTACCGCTTTTTTTGTATCGCTGTCAATACTTTGCAGATCTTCTTGAC includes the following:
- the dksA gene encoding RNA polymerase-binding protein DksA, which translates into the protein MRQSELDFFKEMLETRKTQIIKNILGVEEEMGMLRLEELHDDADYAVMNNNNLVETAIGEQQNKELREIEVSLHKIVSQSYGRCEMCEELISIPRLKVKPHAKYCIDCREIAEKKESK
- a CDS encoding 23S rRNA (pseudouridine(1915)-N(3))-methyltransferase RlmH → MNIDIISIAKKERSTYDPLYKELEKMISRFAKVNDIELFSKDITKAHNIGPDASKAAYTKSFEQYLNNGYVVSLHPDGKLIDSFEFSKLLDGKMSVQFYIGGAYGLEDKFLQKSDKVISLGKITMSHKIAKAVLLEQIYRGFSILSNHPYHK
- a CDS encoding thiamine phosphate synthase is translated as MRLYALCDQELLDRNDLSLEDFVTIAKKNGAEVIQYRNKTADISFIKQQLIQLRQLFEGFLIVNDSFELAQFCDGVHVGQEDLQSIDSDTKKAVKILKEVIGKDKIIGISTHNKDEIIKANELDLNYIGLGAFRATGTKDVDSILGDKLDELASLSIHPVAAIGGVKLDDKFKNITYHVIGSGLL